A DNA window from Chlamydia felis Fe/C-56 contains the following coding sequences:
- the rsmH gene encoding 16S rRNA (cytosine(1402)-N(4))-methyltransferase RsmH, with protein sequence MSEAPQHIPVLVNECLSLFADRNPKFFCDVTLGAGGHAEAFLSAYPSIVSYDGSDRDTMALSLAKERLEKFGNRVHLHHASFEDLAQNPRENVYDGILADLGVSSMQLDTLSRGFSFQGDDHDLDMRMDTSKGTTASEVLNTLREEDLGRIFREYGEEPQWKNAAKAIVQFRRHKKIITVRDLKEATTRVFPSYRLRKKIHPLTLIFQALRVYVNQEDVQLKVFLESAMRWLAPEGRLIIISFCSSEDRPVKWFFREAEAMGVGKILTKKVVMPTYEETRKNPRCRSAKLRCFEKKSS encoded by the coding sequence TGAGTGTTTGTCTTTGTTTGCTGATCGCAATCCAAAATTTTTCTGTGATGTCACATTGGGGGCTGGTGGACATGCTGAAGCTTTTCTTTCTGCTTACCCATCTATAGTTTCTTATGATGGATCCGATCGAGATACCATGGCGTTATCTTTAGCCAAAGAACGTTTAGAAAAATTTGGCAATCGCGTGCATCTTCATCACGCTTCATTTGAAGATCTTGCTCAAAATCCTAGGGAAAATGTCTATGATGGTATACTTGCTGATCTTGGAGTTTCCTCTATGCAGCTAGATACTTTATCCCGAGGTTTTAGTTTTCAAGGGGATGATCATGATTTAGATATGCGTATGGATACTTCTAAGGGGACCACTGCGAGTGAAGTTTTAAATACGTTGCGCGAAGAAGATCTTGGAAGAATTTTTCGTGAATATGGAGAGGAACCGCAATGGAAAAATGCAGCCAAGGCTATAGTGCAGTTTAGAAGACATAAGAAAATAATTACCGTTAGAGATTTAAAAGAGGCTACGACTAGGGTTTTCCCTTCTTATCGTTTGCGTAAGAAGATTCATCCATTAACTTTAATTTTCCAAGCCCTACGTGTGTATGTAAATCAAGAGGACGTACAATTGAAAGTATTCTTAGAATCTGCTATGCGTTGGCTCGCTCCTGAAGGGCGTTTGATCATTATTTCGTTTTGTAGTTCCGAAGATCGTCCTGTGAAATGGTTCTTTAGAGAAGCTGAGGCTATGGGGGTAGGAAAGATTCTTACTAAGAAAGTTGTTATGCCTACATACGAAGAAACTAGAAAAAATCCTCGTTGTAGATCGGCCAAACTCCGTTGTTTTGAAAAGAAATCTTCATGA
- a CDS encoding UDP-N-acetylmuramoyl-L-alanyl-D-glutamate--2,6-diaminopimelate ligase, which produces MNLKELLHNIDIDAKVYGKISPIEVRNLTKDSRNIGFGDIFIANKGKRCDGNDFASLAVENGAIAVVSSIYNPFLSVVQIISPNLSLLEAQLAAKYYNYPSRKLCVVGITGTNGKTTVSHLIKFLFDACDKPSGLIGTIEHILGNNRIQDGFTTPESCLLQKYLAEMVKSNLTAAVIETSSIGLVLDRLANVEFDVGVLTNVTLDHLDFHDSFEEYIKAKLQLFAQLSDSGLAVVNNDLPQAKQFLEATRAVPVTYGIEQLADYRASNLRFSPFGADFDLIHKGEIFPCHSPLIGQYNVYNVLAAIAVTHQRLNCDLQQLVSLVASVKSPRGRLEPIQSGPCPIYIDYAHTPDALDNVCQTLRTLLPSGGKLIVVFGCGGDRDRSKRKIMAQVVEKYGFAVVTSDNPRGEDPETIVNEICSGFVKRNFSIEIDRKQAITYALSIASDRDIVLVAGKGHETYQIFKHQTIAFDDREVVHEVLSSYV; this is translated from the coding sequence ATGAATTTAAAAGAACTCCTTCACAATATAGATATTGATGCTAAAGTTTACGGGAAGATTTCTCCTATAGAGGTAAGAAATCTTACTAAAGATTCCCGAAATATTGGTTTTGGGGATATCTTTATAGCTAATAAGGGCAAACGCTGTGATGGAAATGATTTTGCGTCTCTTGCTGTTGAAAATGGAGCCATTGCAGTAGTTTCTTCTATCTACAATCCGTTTTTATCTGTTGTTCAGATCATTTCTCCAAATCTTTCTCTACTTGAAGCTCAGCTTGCCGCAAAGTATTATAATTACCCCTCTCGAAAACTCTGTGTTGTTGGTATTACAGGAACTAACGGGAAAACTACGGTTTCTCATTTGATCAAATTCTTATTTGATGCGTGCGATAAGCCTTCGGGCTTAATAGGGACGATTGAGCACATTCTGGGAAACAACCGTATTCAAGATGGATTTACCACTCCCGAGTCTTGTTTATTGCAAAAATATTTAGCCGAGATGGTGAAGAGTAATCTTACGGCTGCGGTTATAGAAACTTCTTCTATAGGTCTTGTTTTAGATCGGCTAGCCAACGTAGAGTTTGATGTTGGTGTTTTAACTAACGTGACTCTAGATCACTTGGATTTTCATGATTCGTTCGAAGAATATATAAAAGCGAAACTACAGTTATTTGCTCAGCTTTCAGATTCAGGTTTAGCTGTAGTGAATAATGATTTGCCCCAAGCTAAGCAGTTTCTAGAGGCGACTAGAGCTGTTCCTGTTACTTATGGGATAGAACAGCTAGCCGATTATAGGGCGTCTAATTTGCGATTTTCTCCTTTTGGAGCGGACTTTGATTTGATACATAAGGGTGAGATTTTTCCGTGTCACTCACCTTTAATAGGGCAATATAATGTTTATAATGTTCTTGCTGCTATAGCTGTTACGCACCAGAGATTAAACTGTGATTTGCAACAGCTGGTTTCTTTAGTCGCGAGTGTAAAATCCCCGAGAGGTCGATTAGAACCCATTCAGTCTGGACCTTGTCCAATTTATATTGATTATGCTCACACTCCAGATGCTTTAGATAATGTGTGCCAAACACTACGTACTCTACTTCCTTCGGGTGGAAAACTCATCGTTGTTTTTGGGTGCGGAGGGGATAGAGATCGGAGCAAACGAAAAATCATGGCTCAAGTAGTCGAAAAATACGGATTTGCTGTTGTGACTTCAGATAATCCCAGAGGTGAGGATCCAGAAACTATCGTTAATGAAATTTGTTCAGGCTTTGTAAAAAGAAATTTTTCTATCGAAATCGACAGAAAACAAGCAATTACATATGCTTTGTCCATTGCCTCAGATAGGGATATAGTGTTAGTGGCAGGTAAAGGGCATGAGACGTACCAGATTTTCAAGCACCAAACCATCGCTTTTGATGATAGGGAAGTTGTACATGAGGTTTTGTCGTCTTATGTCTAG
- a CDS encoding peptidoglycan D,D-transpeptidase FtsI family protein, which translates to MNHRKYLTIITCGVLLSYSFLIIRYYKIQICEGKRWAAEALGQHEFRVKDPFRRGTFFSLMNVRKGDPEQRQPLAVDITKFHLCLDAVAILEEHRDIIAEKIFHLIGDGDYDKLRGEFDKKSRHRKLFLWLDRAERDRILSWWRGYASKSKIPSNALFFVTDYQRSYPFGKLLGQVLHTLRDVKDEKTGKAFPTGGLEAYFNHILEGEVGERKFLRSPLNRLDLDKITKIPRDGSDIYLTVNPCIQTIAEEELEKGVKEARANGGRLILMNAYTGDILALAQYPFFNPAEYRDFFNDKEKIEHTKVTSVSDVFEPGSIMKPITIAIALLANEEMIKRFGKPLFDPAEPIDVTRTVFPGRKQYPLKDISSNRRLNMYMAIQKSSNVYVAQLADRIVQNLGSHWYEEKLLLLGFGKKTGIELPGEASGLVPSPKRFHANGVPEWSLATPYSLAMGYNILATGIQMVRAYAILANGGYDVRPTLIKKIVENSGKEYVLHPQVRGERILSQDIVDEVLKATRFTTYPGGTGFRASPKNHSSAGKTGTTEKLVNGKYDKHRHISSFIGITPIYPSEEACVPLVMLVSIDDPDHGVREDGTKNYMGGRCAAPVFGRVADRVLAYLGVPEDKQKYDYKKEVASMKSLYEEWNRSGK; encoded by the coding sequence ATGAATCATCGTAAATACTTAACCATAATCACCTGTGGGGTGTTGCTTTCCTACTCTTTTCTTATCATACGCTATTACAAAATTCAGATTTGTGAGGGAAAACGTTGGGCTGCGGAAGCTTTGGGGCAGCATGAATTTCGAGTGAAGGACCCTTTTCGCCGGGGGACTTTTTTTTCTTTAATGAATGTACGTAAAGGTGACCCCGAACAACGACAACCCCTAGCTGTTGACATTACCAAGTTTCATCTTTGTTTAGACGCAGTAGCAATTCTTGAAGAGCATCGTGATATTATTGCAGAGAAAATTTTTCATCTAATTGGTGATGGAGATTACGATAAATTGCGAGGGGAATTTGATAAAAAGTCTCGGCATAGGAAACTGTTTCTCTGGTTAGATCGTGCAGAGCGTGATCGCATTCTCTCTTGGTGGCGGGGTTACGCATCAAAATCCAAGATACCTTCAAACGCGTTGTTTTTTGTGACAGACTATCAAAGGTCTTATCCTTTCGGAAAACTTTTAGGACAAGTTCTCCACACTCTTAGAGATGTAAAAGATGAGAAAACGGGAAAAGCTTTTCCCACAGGTGGCTTAGAAGCATATTTTAATCATATCCTTGAAGGGGAGGTTGGGGAAAGAAAATTTCTTCGTTCTCCTTTAAATCGTTTGGATCTTGATAAAATCACCAAAATTCCTAGAGACGGATCGGATATCTATCTTACGGTGAATCCTTGTATACAGACTATAGCAGAAGAGGAATTAGAAAAGGGAGTTAAAGAAGCTCGAGCTAACGGTGGGCGCTTGATTTTAATGAATGCCTATACAGGAGATATCCTTGCTTTGGCGCAATACCCTTTCTTTAATCCCGCTGAGTACAGGGATTTTTTCAATGATAAGGAGAAAATAGAACACACGAAAGTCACATCAGTGAGCGATGTTTTTGAGCCAGGTTCTATCATGAAGCCTATCACGATTGCTATCGCATTGCTTGCCAATGAAGAGATGATAAAACGTTTTGGTAAACCGTTATTTGATCCTGCTGAACCTATTGATGTTACTCGGACTGTTTTCCCTGGAAGAAAACAGTACCCTCTTAAGGATATCTCTTCGAATCGGCGTTTAAACATGTATATGGCGATTCAAAAATCTTCCAATGTTTATGTTGCGCAACTTGCCGATCGTATAGTGCAAAACTTGGGGAGTCATTGGTATGAAGAGAAGTTGTTATTATTAGGATTTGGAAAGAAGACAGGGATAGAATTGCCAGGAGAGGCTTCGGGGTTGGTCCCTTCACCCAAGCGTTTTCATGCAAATGGGGTTCCTGAATGGTCTTTGGCGACCCCTTATTCTCTTGCTATGGGATACAACATTCTTGCTACAGGAATTCAGATGGTCAGAGCCTATGCAATTCTTGCTAACGGTGGTTATGATGTGCGCCCTACTTTAATAAAGAAAATAGTCGAGAATTCTGGAAAGGAATACGTTTTGCATCCTCAAGTGCGAGGAGAAAGGATTCTTTCTCAAGATATCGTCGATGAGGTATTGAAAGCGACGCGTTTTACCACATATCCTGGAGGGACAGGGTTTCGAGCTTCTCCTAAAAACCATTCGAGTGCAGGGAAAACGGGAACAACAGAAAAACTTGTGAATGGAAAGTATGATAAGCATCGCCATATTTCTTCATTTATAGGGATTACTCCTATATATCCTTCAGAAGAAGCTTGCGTTCCTCTCGTTATGCTTGTCTCTATAGATGATCCCGATCATGGTGTGCGCGAAGACGGAACAAAAAATTATATGGGAGGAAGATGCGCAGCTCCTGTATTCGGAAGGGTTGCTGATCGTGTGCTGGCTTATTTAGGGGTTCCTGAAGATAAGCAGAAATACGATTATAAAAAGGAAGTTGCTTCTATGAAATCTCTGTATGAGGAATGGAATCGTTCGGGAAAGTAG